Proteins co-encoded in one Zonotrichia albicollis isolate bZonAlb1 chromosome 30, bZonAlb1.hap1, whole genome shotgun sequence genomic window:
- the CRTC2 gene encoding CREB-regulated transcription coactivator 2 gives MAAAGAGAGPGPGAGPSAGAGASNPRKFSEKIALQKQRQAEETAAFEEVMMEICSTRLQAQKLRLAHSRGPFYSGSLPNVNQIGSGVPDFQGPSPLDSTRSTRHHGLVERVQRDPRRMMSPLRRYVRQIDSSPYGPTYLSPPPEPSWRRTMPWSNFPMEKGHLFRLPSALNRTNSDSALHTSVMNPPPQDSYLGPSQAGPPPGRRAGFLDGDSDSKVFLFQVPPIEENFDDNKHSLKPWDTKKLSSSSARPRSCEVPGIHVFPSPDQPANVPLMPSALNTGGSLPDLTTLHFPSPLPTPLDPEEAPYPPLSGGSSTSNLATTMTHLGISGSAGGVGLGYDPPGLPSPLQSSLSNPSLQSSLSNPNLQASLRSPSLQASLSNPSLQSSHSSSSIPSSLSNQSLPSSLSSSLSNPSLPRPAPAAAAVLASNPSLPSGLGGSFAATSPRRRVPLSPCPCPRPATADGSTPNSSHQQCHPHCPPSPRACPWTPASCRRSSGCPRTPTGSRGCCWAPSPPRGAPRPPRAPTTPPTPRHPPGAAPGTAPRSRVRPGQPGAVRDRGEPPREQRRLPRGFGGGPWVTPRARGATTPPGLSRPNLSNCSRHGPIPNIIFTGDSPPGLSKEITTALAGVPGFEVEGGSLGSLGGLEEELRIEPLTLDGLSMLSDPCALLTDPAVEDSFRSDRLQ, from the exons atggcggcggcgggcgcgggggccgggcccgggcccggcgcgggACCCTCGGCCGGCGCCGGTGCGTCCAACCCGCGCAAGTTCAGCGAGAAGATCGCACTGCAGAAGCAGCGGCAGGCGGAGGAGACCGCGGCCTTCGAGGAGGTCATGATGGAGATCTGCTCCACACGG CTGCAGGCGCAGAAGCTGCGGCTGGCCCACAGCCGGGGCCCCTTCTACAGCGGCTCCCTGCCCAACGTCAACCAGATCGGCAGCGGCGTGCCCGACTTCCAG ggcccgtcgcCGCTGGATTCCACGCGCAGCACGCGGCACCACGGGCTGGTGGAGCGCGTGCAGCGGGACCCGCGCCGCATGATGTCCCCCCTGCGCCGCTACGTGCGCCAGAT CGACAGCTCTCCCTACGGACCCACGTACCTGTCACCGCCGCCCGAGCCCAGCTGGAGGAG GACCATGCCCTGGAGCAATTTCCCCATGGAGAAAGGACATTTATTCCGGCTGCCCTCAGCTCTCAACAG GACGAACTCGGACTCGGCGCTGCACACGAGCGTGATGAACCCCCCTCCCCAGGACTCCTACCTGGGCCCCTCCCAGGCCGGGCCCCCCCCCGGCCGCCGAGCTG GTTTCCTGGACGGGGACTCGGACAGCAAAG tgTTTCTTTTCCAAGTGCCTCCCATCGAAGAGAACTTCGATGACAACAAGCACTCGCTGAAGCCCTGGGACACCAAGAAG CTCTCGTCCTCCTCGGCCCGGCCGCGCTCCTGCGAGGTGCCGGGAATCCA CGTATTCCCGTCCCCGGATCAACCTGCCAACGTGCCCCTCATGCCCTCGGCCCTCAACACGGGGGGGTCCCTGCCCGACCTGACCACGCTGCACTTCCCGTCCCCCCTGCCCACCCCCCTGGACCCCGAGGAGGCCCCGTACCCGCCCCTGAGCGggggcagcagcacctccaACCTGGCCACCACCATGACCCACCTGGGCATCAGCGGCAGCGCCGGCGGCGTCGGGCTGGGCTACGACCCCCCAG GACTCCCCTCacctctgcagagctccctgaGTAACCCGTCCCTGCAGTCCTCCCTGAGCAATCCCAACCTGCAGGCCTCCCTGCGCAGCCCCTCGCTGCAGGCCTCCCTCAGCAACCCCTCGCTGCAGtcctcccacagcagctcctccatcccctcctccctgTCCAACCAGTCCCTGCCTTCCTCGCTGTCCTCCTCGCTCTCCAACCCCTCGCTGCCACGTCCCGCGCCCGCAGCCGCTGCAGTCCTCGCCAGCAACCCCAGCCTGCCCTCGGGGCTGGGCGGCTCCTTCGCGGCCACCTCGCCCCGCCGGCGCGTCCCgctcagcccctgtccctgcccgcGGCCGGCGACTGCAGACGGCAGCACCCCAAACAGTTCTCACCAACAATGTCACCCACATTGTCCTCCATCACCCAG GGCGTGCCCCTGGACACCAGCAAGCTGCCGGCGGAGCAGCGGCTGCCCCCGTACCCCTACGGGCagccggggctgctgctgggctcccaGCCCCCCCCGCGGGGCCCCGCGCCCCCCCCGCGCCCCTACAACCCCCCCTACACCCCGGCACccccctggggcagcccctggcacagccccacgcAGCAGAGTTCGGC CTGGGCAGC ctggagcagtTCGGGATCGGGGAGAGCCCCCCCGGGAACAGCGGAGGCTTCCCcgaggatttgggggggggcCCTGGGTTACCCCCCGAGCGAGGGGGGCTACGACCCCCCCCGGCCTGAGCCGCCCAAACCTGAGCAACTGCAGCCGCCACGGCCCCATCCCCAACATCATCTTCACAG GCGACTCGCCCCCCGGGCTGTCCAAGGAGATCACCACGGCCCTGGCGGGGGTGCCGGGCTTCGAGGTGGAGGGGGGCTCgctggggagcctgggggggctggaggaggagctgcGCATCGAGCCGCTGACGCTGGACGGGCTGAGCATGCTGAGCGACCCGTGCGCGCTGCTCACCGACCCCGCCGTGGAGGATTCCTTCCGCTCCGACCGCCTGCAGTGA